A stretch of DNA from Actinomycetota bacterium:
GCCGCTCCCATCGCCCGGGAGGTCATCAGGGCCGCCTTGAAGTAGGGAGGGACGTGCAATCCGCAATACATGGTCGACAAAATGGGCGGCGATAGGGCCGATATGCCGGAAGCCGTTTCCTGGATTACAATACCCGTGGGGTGCCCCCGGAACGCTAATGAGAAGGGACCATACCGGCTCCACCGGGGAGAATGACGAATGCCTCCGGGACATGGAGGGCAAGGGCTCATGAGCGAGAAATACCCGGATTGGAGGGGCAGGGTGCTCCGGAAGCGCTACCGCCTGGACGAGAGGATCGCTCTGGGAAGGACCGTGGAGGTCTTCCGAGGTTACGATCTCCTCGAGGAAAGGGAGGTGGCGGTGAAGCTTCCCCTCCCCCACCTTCTTTCCGACCGCGAGTTCTGCGACCAATTCCGCGCCGCCGCTCACCGGGCAACCCGGCTCCGGCATCCCGGCCTGGTGAGGGTACTGGACTACGGCCTGGAGGAGGACCGCCCCTTCGTGGTCGAGGAGCTGGTGGAAGTCCGTACCCTTCACGAGATACTGGAGACGGGGAAGAGGATGAAGCCCCTCGGGGCCCTGTATTTCGCCCTGGAGATCTCCAGGACCCTGGCCTACCTGGAGAAACAGGGGGTGGCACACGGTTCGCTGGACGAGAGGCACATCTTCATCTTCCCCGGCCGCAAGGCCAAGATCTCCGATCCCGGTTTCCCGGTGGTCATGGGGGCGGGCGAAAGCCCCTTCCCCGTTTTCCTGAACATAAAGCGGGATATACGGGACCTGGGATATCTCATCTACCGCTCCGTGACCAGCAGGAGCAAACAGGAGGCGCTGGAGGACGCCCGGAAGGGAAAGTTGAGATGGGACCGGGAGATTCCCCCGCGCCTCCAAAGGTTCGTGGAAGTGTGTCTCAAGAGCGCGGAGGGCAAGGGTTTTGCCACCGCCGAAGATGCCCTCAGGGACGTCGTCTCCTCCCTGAGGGAGGAGCTCCCCATGGCTCCCCTGCCCCCGGAGGAACCAGAGGAGGAAAGGGCGGAGGAGGAAACCGCCGCCCCGACCACGCCCCTTCCCATCCCGCTGCCCCGGCTGCGCCGCTGGCAGGTATGGGTGGGCGGCGGCCTGCTGACGGTGGCCGCGGCACTCCTGGTTCTCTGGCTTCTCTCTCTCTTCATCGGGGGCACCAAGGTGGAGGTCCCCAACCTGGTCAACGCGAGCGTGGAGGATGCAGCCAGGATGGCCGCGGAAAGGGACCTCGGGCTCCTGGTGGTGGGAAAGGACTATGACGCTCGGGTCAAGGCGGATTACGTCATCTCCCAGGATCCCAAGCCGGGCGAAATGGTCAAAAAAAAGACGGTGATCAAGGTCCTCCAGAGCCTGGGTCCTCTGACCGTTCCCAACCTGGTGGGCTTGTCCCTGGAGGACGCGCGCGCGGTGCTGGAGAGCCGCGGCTTTCGGGTGGGGGAGATCGCCTACAAGGAAGTCGCCGGGTACAGCGAGAACCGCGTAGTGGAAACCGATCCCCCCTATGGTTCCAAGCTTTCCAGCGGCGACGCGGTGAACCTGG
This window harbors:
- a CDS encoding PASTA domain-containing protein, whose translation is MSEKYPDWRGRVLRKRYRLDERIALGRTVEVFRGYDLLEEREVAVKLPLPHLLSDREFCDQFRAAAHRATRLRHPGLVRVLDYGLEEDRPFVVEELVEVRTLHEILETGKRMKPLGALYFALEISRTLAYLEKQGVAHGSLDERHIFIFPGRKAKISDPGFPVVMGAGESPFPVFLNIKRDIRDLGYLIYRSVTSRSKQEALEDARKGKLRWDREIPPRLQRFVEVCLKSAEGKGFATAEDALRDVVSSLREELPMAPLPPEEPEEERAEEETAAPTTPLPIPLPRLRRWQVWVGGGLLTVAAALLVLWLLSLFIGGTKVEVPNLVNASVEDAARMAAERDLGLLVVGKDYDARVKADYVISQDPKPGEMVKKKTVIKVLQSLGPLTVPNLVGLSLEDARAVLESRGFRVGEIAYKEVAGYSENRVVETDPPYGSKLSSGDAVNLVVNRKAQ